A stretch of the Archangium violaceum genome encodes the following:
- a CDS encoding ATP-binding protein has translation MTTPVPASLWQFLSREVALVCDASGTLAWVDDRAVRLLEAVPGQPLRALAAQGTEDKVDKLITLARDERVEGWEIILCVAGMPRTFAFRGAPHEGGVALVGSLVAEDYAASLSQVSETMSELAAMHREAERNQRELKRRADELFRLNRELEESNRGVRTLHAELDEKTESLVRAAEVKSRVVANVSHEFRTPLHSILGLARLLLNPVNGPLAPEQQKQVQFIRTSAEALFELVNDLLDLSKMESGKATLRPTRFSSGDFLGALRGMMRPLVPADSAVELRFEEPETNLTLETDEAKVSQVLRNLVSNALKFTEKGHVTVSAERGPDDTVCFRVRDTGIGIAQAHHTRIFEEFTQVESPLQKKVKGTGLGLALSRRLAEFLGGSLTVQSTPGQGSTFLLTIPRVHPEVQEMAGLAERSQQLDPARAPVLVLEDDRQTLFLYGKYLARSGFQVLPVRTVDEARRTIQRVRPAAVVLDVMLEGETSWGFLSELKGNAATRDIPILVVTLMDRENKARALGADEFWLKPVVEEQLLSKLASMARTGPMRKLLIIDDDDVHRYLLRQLLKDTPYMLAEASNGPAGIQLAREQVPDLIFLDFVLTDMTAFDVLDDLKADPRTRDIPVILHTSRQLREDERQRLAKETATILAKHTLSREVAIARIRDALHKTGLGTDNGESRRG, from the coding sequence ATGACGACGCCCGTACCCGCGTCCCTGTGGCAGTTCCTGAGCCGCGAGGTGGCGCTGGTGTGCGATGCGTCTGGCACCCTCGCCTGGGTGGATGATCGCGCGGTGCGGCTGCTGGAAGCCGTGCCGGGCCAGCCGCTGCGTGCGCTGGCGGCCCAGGGCACCGAGGACAAGGTGGACAAGCTCATCACCCTGGCTCGTGACGAGCGGGTGGAGGGCTGGGAGATCATCCTCTGCGTGGCGGGCATGCCGCGCACCTTCGCCTTCCGGGGCGCCCCGCACGAGGGAGGCGTGGCGCTGGTGGGCAGCCTGGTGGCGGAGGACTACGCCGCCTCGCTCTCGCAGGTGAGCGAGACGATGAGCGAGCTGGCGGCGATGCACCGCGAGGCGGAGCGCAACCAACGCGAGCTCAAGCGGCGCGCGGACGAGCTGTTTCGCCTCAACCGGGAGCTGGAGGAGTCCAACCGCGGCGTGCGCACCCTGCACGCCGAGCTGGACGAGAAGACGGAGAGCCTGGTGCGCGCCGCGGAAGTGAAGAGCCGCGTGGTGGCCAACGTGAGCCACGAGTTCCGCACCCCGCTGCACTCCATCCTCGGACTGGCGCGGCTGCTGCTCAACCCCGTCAACGGCCCGCTCGCCCCCGAGCAGCAGAAGCAGGTGCAGTTCATCCGCACCTCGGCCGAGGCGCTCTTCGAGCTGGTGAATGACCTGCTGGACCTCTCCAAGATGGAGTCCGGCAAGGCGACGCTGCGGCCCACGCGCTTCAGCTCGGGGGACTTCCTGGGGGCGCTGCGCGGGATGATGCGGCCGCTGGTGCCGGCGGACTCGGCGGTGGAGCTGCGCTTCGAGGAGCCCGAGACGAACCTCACGCTGGAGACGGACGAGGCCAAGGTGAGCCAGGTGCTGCGCAACCTGGTGTCCAACGCGCTGAAGTTCACGGAGAAGGGCCACGTCACCGTCTCGGCCGAGCGGGGCCCGGACGACACGGTGTGCTTCCGGGTGCGCGACACGGGCATCGGCATCGCGCAGGCGCACCACACGCGCATCTTCGAGGAATTCACCCAGGTGGAGAGCCCGCTGCAGAAGAAGGTGAAGGGCACGGGCCTGGGGCTGGCGCTGTCGCGGCGGCTCGCGGAGTTCCTGGGCGGCAGCCTCACGGTGCAGAGCACGCCGGGCCAGGGCTCCACCTTCCTGCTCACCATCCCCCGGGTGCACCCGGAGGTGCAGGAGATGGCGGGCCTCGCCGAGCGCAGCCAGCAGTTGGATCCAGCCCGCGCGCCGGTGCTGGTGCTGGAGGACGACCGGCAGACGCTCTTCCTCTACGGGAAGTACCTGGCGCGCTCGGGCTTCCAGGTGCTGCCGGTGCGCACGGTGGACGAGGCGCGGCGAACCATCCAGCGGGTGCGTCCGGCGGCGGTGGTGCTGGACGTCATGCTGGAGGGCGAGACGAGCTGGGGCTTCCTCTCCGAGCTCAAGGGCAACGCGGCCACTCGCGACATCCCCATCCTGGTGGTGACGCTGATGGACCGCGAGAACAAGGCGCGCGCGCTGGGCGCGGACGAGTTCTGGCTCAAGCCCGTGGTCGAGGAGCAGCTCCTGAGCAAGCTGGCCTCCATGGCGCGCACCGGCCCCATGCGCAAGCTGCTCATCATCGACGACGACGACGTGCACCGCTACCTGCTGCGGCAGCTCCTCAAGGACACGCCCTACATGCTGGCGGAGGCGTCCAACGGGCCCGCGGGCATCCAGCTGGCGCGCGAGCAGGTCCCCGACCTCATCTTCCTGGACTTCGTGCTCACGGACATGACGGCCTTCGACGTGCTGGACGACTTGAAGGCCGACCCACGCACGCGCGACATCCCCGTCATCCTCCACACGTCGCGACAGTTGCGGGAAGACGAACGCCAGCGGCTGGCGAAGGAGACCGCGACCATCCTGGCCAAGCACACGCTGAGTCGTGAGGTGGCCATCGCCCGCATCCGGGACGCACTGCACAAGACGGGCCTGGGCACCGACAACGGAGAGAGCCGACGTGGCTGA
- a CDS encoding response regulator has translation MADITLCATILNVNDDEATRYLSTRTLTMAGYRVLEAATGEEALRLAEQERPDVVVLDVKLPDISGYEVCQRLRARPETASIAVMHTSATYVTPDKKVRGLEGGADAYLTEPFEGEELIATVRSLLRMRRAEQELRRRAEQLAETDRRKDLFLAMLAHELRNPLAAITTAVGILERRASVDPKDGRMISIIQRQTNHLARLVDDLLDVSRITRGKVELRRLRVDLRGVLEQVLTALHPLAESRHLKLESHLPSVPLWVEGDTTRLEQVFTNLLDNATKYTDAGGSIQVRAELSAAEDGSPGAVVRVKDTGIGIRADLLPAVFELFSQADESLERTRGGLGIGLTLVKNLVEMHGGRVEAHSDGPGRGSEFVVWLPLLPAATVSEQEVVLPALVKRRRHILLVEDNVDARQALQDLLETWGHRVEVAADGLRGLELAVQRTPELALVDIGLPGLDGYRVAEELRAKMGRGIRLVALTGYGGTDDQSRARQAGFDLHLVKPVKPDELSRLLSEL, from the coding sequence GTGGCTGACATCACCCTTTGCGCGACCATCCTCAACGTCAACGACGACGAGGCGACCCGCTATCTGTCGACGCGCACGCTGACGATGGCGGGCTACCGGGTGCTGGAAGCGGCCACGGGTGAAGAGGCGCTGCGGCTGGCCGAGCAGGAGCGGCCGGACGTGGTGGTGCTGGACGTGAAGCTGCCGGACATCAGCGGCTACGAGGTGTGCCAGCGGCTGCGCGCCCGGCCGGAGACGGCCTCCATCGCGGTGATGCACACCTCGGCCACCTACGTCACCCCGGACAAGAAGGTGCGCGGGCTGGAGGGCGGCGCGGACGCCTACCTCACCGAGCCCTTCGAGGGCGAGGAGCTCATCGCCACGGTGCGCTCGCTGTTGCGCATGCGGCGCGCGGAGCAGGAGCTGCGCCGGCGCGCGGAGCAACTGGCGGAGACGGACCGGCGCAAGGACCTGTTCCTGGCCATGCTGGCGCACGAGCTGCGCAACCCCCTGGCCGCCATCACCACCGCGGTGGGCATCCTCGAGCGCCGGGCCTCGGTGGACCCCAAGGACGGCCGGATGATCTCCATCATCCAGCGCCAGACGAACCACCTGGCGCGGCTGGTGGACGACCTGCTGGACGTGAGCCGCATCACCCGCGGCAAGGTGGAGCTGCGCCGGCTGCGGGTGGACCTGCGGGGCGTGCTGGAGCAGGTGTTGACGGCGCTCCACCCGTTGGCGGAGAGCCGCCACCTGAAGCTGGAGTCGCACCTGCCGTCGGTGCCGCTGTGGGTGGAGGGAGACACGACGCGGCTGGAGCAGGTCTTCACCAACCTGCTGGACAACGCGACGAAGTACACGGACGCGGGCGGCTCCATCCAGGTACGGGCGGAGCTGTCGGCGGCGGAGGACGGGAGCCCGGGCGCGGTGGTGCGGGTGAAGGACACGGGCATCGGCATCCGGGCGGACCTGCTGCCCGCGGTCTTCGAGCTGTTCTCCCAGGCGGACGAATCGCTGGAGCGCACGCGCGGAGGGCTGGGCATCGGGCTGACGCTGGTGAAGAACCTGGTGGAGATGCACGGGGGCCGGGTGGAGGCGCACAGCGACGGCCCGGGACGGGGCAGCGAGTTCGTGGTGTGGCTGCCGCTGCTGCCGGCGGCGACGGTGTCGGAGCAGGAGGTGGTGCTGCCCGCGCTGGTGAAGCGGCGCCGGCACATCCTGCTGGTGGAGGACAACGTGGACGCGCGGCAGGCGCTCCAGGACTTGCTGGAGACGTGGGGCCACCGGGTGGAGGTGGCGGCGGACGGACTGCGCGGGTTGGAGCTGGCGGTGCAGCGCACGCCGGAGCTGGCGCTGGTGGACATCGGGCTGCCGGGGCTGGACGGCTACCGGGTGGCGGAGGAGCTGCGGGCGAAGATGGGCCGGGGCATCCGGCTGGTGGCGCTCACGGGCTACGGCGGAACGGACGACCAGAGCCGGGCGCGCCAGGCGGGCTTCGATCTGCACCTGGTGAAGCCGGTGAAGCCGGACGAGCTGAGCCGCCTGTTGTCGGAGCTGTAG